Proteins from one Podarcis raffonei isolate rPodRaf1 chromosome 1, rPodRaf1.pri, whole genome shotgun sequence genomic window:
- the LOC128419618 gene encoding phospholipase A2 crotoxin basic subunit CBb-like, with the protein MRIVLWLALAILFSQECGHSKGSKREKRSVLDLILTLWCYRHRLQIPLLGLNLYGCYCGTGGSGSPVDAVDQCCFIHDCCYRHARVSLKCHRRVKWQRYKLSCNGSETECQSTSICGRMACECDKQLAECLTAAKPRRKHSFYNREALCKGPRDPCPAVHRNWTEILPWGSLSPRPVSRWGS; encoded by the coding sequence ATGAGGATTGTTCTGTGGCTAGCACTGGCAATTTTGTTCTCTCAGGAATGCGGACACAGCAAAGGCAGCAAGCGAGAGAAACGCAGTGTCTTGGATCTGATTTTGACCCTCTGGTGTTACCGGCACCGGTTGCAAATCCCACTACTAGGACTCAATCTATATGGCTGCTACTGTGGAACTGGTGGTTCTGGAAGCCCCGTGGATGCAGTGGATCAGTGCTGTTTCATTCATGACTGCTGTTACCGCCACGCCAGGGTCTCCTTAAAGTGTCACCGCAGGGTAAAGTGGCAGCGGTACAAACTCTCGTGCAACGGATCAGAGACGGAATGCCAGTCCACGAGTATCTGCGGCAGGATGGCATGCGAGTGTGACAAGCAGCTGGCGGAGTGCTTGACAGCAGCCAAACCCCGCAGGAAGCATTCTTTCTACAACAGGGAGGCTCTCTGCAAAGGACCCAGGGACCCTTGCCCAGCCGTTCACCGCAACTGGACTGAAATTCTACCCTGGGGAAGTCTTTCCCCTCGACCAGTCTCGAGGTGGGGCTCGTAA